Genomic segment of Zingiber officinale cultivar Zhangliang chromosome 11B, Zo_v1.1, whole genome shotgun sequence:
TcagatttaatttcttttttacgAGCTTAGATGTTTTTAAACTCTTAATTCAaatttgtttaattatttgaaacttttatattttaaaatttatttagttgATTAGTGAGTTGGATATTGTAATATTGTTTgttcatttttatattttatttatttatttatcatattaataagagttttattgataaacatagttcataaattttatttaggAATACAGTTCATAAATTGTTCTCAAAATGTATTCATGTGGTAAAATATGAGTTAAATATACATATatgtttaaacttatttatttaatttaatgagttatttaaatttatttatttaattaattttatgtatattgaatgaatataaataaattattattaagtTGACAGATATTGGATTCAATTATAATACTATGTAATATTTTCTAAATctgagtttgatttatttaaatgatatggaATTTTAATTTGAACTTGTTTGCTTAAatctttaaatttaatttgtgggTTAAAGCTACCGGCTCTTTTGGCagactaaattttttaaatttctgtTCTTTTAAATAATCTTTTACTTGTCCACTCCCAAGAGTGAGTGAGATGACAAGGccaaagtgttttttttttttttcaatttctgtattttttaataattttatattagtcCGATCCAACAAATTACGATGGTAACGGGGCAAAAATAAAAAGGGcatactttattttttattttttttttataaaaatagctCTCACTCCACTATTTAATCCTGTAATAGTGTCTAATTATTTGTCCCATGGCTCAGTCGTTAATGCGTTAACGCATAGGAGGTTTACACAATAAAGTCAAGGGTTTATCTTCGGCGAAATACtaaggattaaaaaaaaaaactaaatttaaattaatgagaAATAATAATATGAATAATACTAAATACTATTAAAGCAGGGTTGAGTTGAGTATTTGGATACACCTGAATAATAAGATGTCctctcaataaaaaaaataaaaatgagacATTCCTtgttttttgaattaaaaaaaaacgtcTTCTGACTTTGCCCATGGTAACGGGCAATCCATTTATTCAGTAAAAGAAAATGAAGCAGCAATTGCAATTGCTACTTCAGCTCCCATTCCTGAGTGAGATGACAagctttgttttttgttttttgtttttttcatgTTAAGAAAGCTGTAAGGATAGTAAAAGTCAATTCATTTTTTGTTTTGATATTATGATGTGTTGAATTGTAAGTGGATGAATAATTAATAATACTTTTCCATTCCATTGTGATAATGGAGAGCGTTAAAGACATGGATGATGTGACGTGGTATCAATTCAATCATCCTCGTCTGCCTGATCTTGTACCGAAGAAGCCGGGTTACGCGATAAAAGATCATTCGATCGTCTCAGTATTCTTGTCTTCGGCTTTACATcaaaagataaattataaaatatggaGGGGAAAAAGACATATTTAAACGTATCAAATTTTaatcataaaattttatatgACAATACTTTGTATCACAATCACTACATCATTCGGAGGAGACAAAGAAGACCACTCAGAGGAGACAAAGAAGACGGAGTTATGATATAACAAAGGGTGTCAAATTGTCATTTAAATATTCATAATTTAATccttaattatgatatatttgtagATTTGTTGTTTTTCCACATAGGGCGTAAAACCATGAAACACTAAGTTTAAGGTTTCACAAGaataattaagaaatttatttatgaaattttctaagggcaCACTACTACTAATTAAgggattaatttataaattttctattaatttaaggaattttttagaattttaaatgaaCTAGAACGACACATTTTAAGGGGATAGGACTATTAAGCTTGATGGAAGCCTATGATGTCtaattaagttgggagttgattgaccTTAATTACCTTAGGTTAGTGTTAATAAACCTAGGTATAAAAGTCGATTCTCTCCTCCTCCTCACTCGCTGTTTCCCGAGAAGAATCACCGCCTCTTCACTCTCCAGCTCCGCCATTTCGACGATAAATTTCACCCTGCTTGTACAGGCAGTGCCCCAACCTCTCACAATGAGGGGGTGAGACCCACTACTTAAGTGTGGGTCCCACCATTCCAATGTGAGAGGTTGGGGCACTGCATGTACAGGCAGGATCGAATTAACCCATTTCGACGGAGTTCCCACCACTTCGTGAGATCTGGCTAGGCACCACCGCACGCGGTCGATTTCCTCAAGGATACTGCAACGAGCATAAGATCCTTCGGCCATCTCATCGACGGTGTGAGAACGATTGGGCGAGAGCTTCCGCCGGTGTAGCGAGGAAGGAATAGGCAAGTACTCTCCATTATGGTGGTATGAGATCAGTGAGGTAAGAATTAGGTGCACAGGAGAAGTCGATGTGCTTGTTTATTGTCTGATTGGTTGAACGAGTTGAGATTTCTCTTTCCCGCGACGTTCTTGTTGTGCCTTGTGGTTTCTCTATCTTTCTGCGGAGGATTTGGGGGTCGATGATTGAATTTGGTGTTGAACGGGTTTCTCTTGATAGATTGAGCTTCTGGATTCCTGTTTGATTTTTGGAGTTTTCGATTGGTTTCTGGGAGATTTGTTCTGCTCTATTGCCTAGTTTTGCTTCATCAGAAAGGATTTAGAAGTTGACCGATTGGTTATACTGCCCGACGTCATTTCCAGAGGATTCTTGTTTGTTGATTGATTTCAATCAGAAGAGTTTGGATTTGAGGAAATTTTAGGTTTCTCAAGTAGGCTGGGAGATTGTGAACAGATTTCGGAGATTGTAAGGGTCTCTATATTGCTCGTGTTGCTGTGATGCTCCGGTTTGTTTTTGGAACAGATTTGGGGGTTTTGTGGAATTAATTTTGTTACGCTGTGCATTGTCTTCAAGAGGGTTAATTGATTCATGACAACGTTTTATTTTGATGACTACGGTTTGGATAAATTTATAGATGATGTTGTAGTTTAGTTTTATGTTTTTGCCTGGTGCTGTTACGGTGAGAGCAATAAGGGTGGTGATGTGGTATTTTTTTCCTTAATGGGTAGATCCGCTCTACGTTCCATGCCAGTTTCAATTCTTGTGATCTGTCCTCTATTTCATTATGCATAATTTAGGTTCCGATTAAACCCCacaggtcatccgagttggtatgtggtgggatgcttgccacatgaggtcgcggggtcgaaACTCAGGGTAGTCGAGGCGTAAATCTCCGGTCCTTGTGCAACTCACCCTACCTTCCATatgctcgctcaggatgctgtgatttacctccctcgtgatggccttgggtcgggtgcagcgggggcgctaggggcgagcgatttcgccttttgccacatgatttAGGTTCCGATTCACTGATATTCTTATGTTTATGCATGATTTTTGGATATGGAAAGGCTCTTGTGTATTTGTATGTTTATGAATGTCGAGAATGTGCTAATAATGTAAGGATAATGAAATGTGTATGTCCACTTGTGGTGACAGTACGAGATGGATATCTCGGGATGAGCTCCGTGGAGGACTCTTCCAAACATGACtgataatataatttatattgacttcggctatatgactgcatgttctcctaggaggtacctctaggcaTGGGCAGAGCTTACACGGGCCCAGTGTGGGCAGTTGCCCACATTGGGCccagacaaaaaaaaattattattaagattttttttcgcCCTAAATCAACCCTAACTAAATTAATcgctctcttctcctcttcacaATAACCTCGCGATGAACAACCATGCGTCCACGCCGAACctgcaaaggccagagccagaGGAACACGAGTTGGGAGAAAAGCATCGTGTGCGACCACGCCGTCGGCTATATGCCTGCAGCAACCTCACAAACGCCTCCGGCGCAAGTCGTCGTAGGCTTGTAGCTCACGCCGAATGGCCGAAATACTTCAAAATTCAAATACCCATCCTTAGTAGTCAGTTCTCCCTCGCCACCTCCTCTTTGACTTCGTCCCCTGTCGCCGTGCTCCATAGCAAACTAGGAAGCCTAAGGTAACCCTTAACCCTAAATGTTTTTTTCCTCTTCCCAAAAAAAAGCCGGTAAGACACTTCTAAGTTCTAAGTTCTATTTCCACAACTAATATTAAACAATTTTTAACAAAAAGTTATCTGTATATTATTTTGTTTTCTACCATATGCTTACAAAATTAAGAACTACTAATTTGATAGTTAACTATGAGAGAAAATTATTTTCCTTTTGCAATAATTATTCATATACAATACATGGGTAAAGAAAAAATATGGATATATGATATGCTGAAGAAGTCAAGTACTGCATCCCCTACTTTGAATTCAATGACAACCTCATTAGTCATTAAATAATCCAGAACAGAGGGTAGTGTTATTCTTAGGAGTGTTTTTATAACAATCTTGGATCAACTATGTCTATGTATGCCAATCCTGGATCAATTATTCTGATAGAATAAAATAGTTCAAAGATTACAACACCTGCGCGCGGTAGCGTACGAGTGCAACCAATTCGTTCCTGCACTCAACGACCATTGCTTCCTTGGTGTGACCGCGTCACTGCCCGACATAAATccatttttttattcatttttatatattgatgtttacttaatTGTCTTTGCTTAGTTACTTAAACTTCAATTATGCAATTAAGCAATAAGCATGGATCTTATCTTTGATATTAGGTGGTTTTAGGATTTTGTTTAAGTTTGGATTGttaattcattttttatttatttatattagaaAATCACTATGTCTACAatgcataaatttttttaaaagaaaagctcCAGAATCAGAAGAATAAAATATTAGAAATGTTACAGTTGAAGAATTTATTTTTTCACAATTACCAGCAAATCCTGGACTAAGGATTCCAATTTGTTCTTATAATGCTAACATtagggatcaagttcgaaggaTATATTTGCAAAAAGGCCCATGTCAACCTTCAGGTTATGAATTCCCAAAATGAAAATTTGGAGTAAGCCAATTTAGACGATTCAATCCTTCATGGTTTAAGGAATTTGGTGAATGGTTGGAATATAGTATAGAAAAAGATGCGGCGTATTGTTTGTATTGTTATCTCTACAAGACAAACTAAGGGAAAACAAGCAGGAGGAGAGACTTTTGTTAGCGAAGGATTCACAAATTGAAAGGGTAAAGATAGATTAAATATTCATGTTGGCCAACATGACAGTGAACATCATAAAGCTCAAatgaattgtgaagctttgatGAATCAAGATGACCACATTCAATCAATTTTGCACAAACAGTCAAAGCAAATGCGAAATGATTATCGTATCCGTCTCAATGCTTCTATTGATTGTATTAGAGTTTTGTTGGAACAAGGGAATTCATTTCGGGGTCATGATGAGACTGAAGGTTCTCTTAATCCAGGTAACTTTCTTATTCAACTGAAGTTTTTAGGTGCTTATAATAAAGAGATTAATGATGTGATATTGAAAAATGCTCCTAAAAATTACAAGTTAACATCACCGGATATTCAGAAGGATATAGTAAGGGCTTGTGCAACTAAAACAATTAATGTTATTATCAAAGATATTGGTAATTCATTATTCTCTATTTTAGTTGATGAATCTCGTGATGTGTCAATGAAAGAGCAAATGTCAGTTGTTTTGCTCTATGTGGATAATAGTGGGCATGTAAATGAGCGTTTTGTTGGAATTGAACATGTTACTAGTACTACAGCACTCTCACTTAAAGCTGTTATTGATAAGAtgctttcaaaatataatttgagcATATCTAATGTGAGAGGACAAGGTTTTGATGGAGCAAGTAATATGCAAGGTAAATTTAATGGTCTAAAAACACTCATTTTAAAGGAGAACCCATGTGCATTTTACATACATTGTTTTGCCCATCAGCTTCAACTAGCTCTTATAGCTGTGGCCAAGAAAAAtctttcaatttctaatttctttcGTATTGTAGGTGATGTGATAAATGTTGTTGGATCATCCTGCAAACATTTTGATCTTCTTAAGGAGAAACATTCAGATTTTATTGTTGAGGCACTAGAGAAGGGTGAAATTTCAAGTGGTCGAGGACTTAATCAAGAAACTACCCTTAAACATGCTTGGGATACACATTGGAGGTCACATTACAATTCTTTGATCAGTTTGATTTCTATATTCTCTGCTATCAGTgatgtgcttgaaataatttcaGAAGATGATTCCAGTTCTCATGATAAAAAAACTAAGGCATTTAATTTATTAGAGTTAATACTTTCATTTGATTTTGCATTCAATCTACACTTGATGAAACATGTCTTAGGGATTTCGAGTGAATTGTCAGTGGCATTACAAAAGAAAGATCAAGATATTGTAAATGCAATGGATTTGGTACAAGTATGCAAACACCGACTCCAAAATATGAGAGAAGATGGTTGGGATTCATTTTTAGAAAATGTTCACTATTTTTGTCAACAACATTACATTGATTGTCTCAAAATGGATAATATGTTCACACGTTGGGCACCACGTGGTCGTCCCCATCGTAATCCACCAGAAGTGGCAAATTTACATCACTATCGAGTTGATTTATTCTATGGTGTTATTGATATGCAACTTCAAGAATTAAATTATCGTTTCTCAGAGGCAAATACAGAGTTACTTCTTTATGTAACTTGTTTGTGTCCACAAAACTCTTTTTTGGATTTTGACAAGAAAAAATTATTGCAACTGGCTGAGTTTTATCCACAAGATTTCTCAAGATTTGATCTTCTCGTACTTGATGATCAACTTGAAACTTATATATGTGATATGCGTTCTAACAAAACATTTCAAGGATTGAAAGACCTCGGTGATCTTTCAGAGAAATTAGTTATGTCAAAAAAAAAGTATGGTGTATCCATTGGTTTTTAAGCTTTTGACATTGACATTAATTTTACCAGTTGCGACTGCAATTGTAGAGAGAGTGTTTTCTGCCATGAGAATTATGAAAGACAGGTTGCACAATTGAATGAGTGATGATTGAATGAATAATAGTCTTATTGTCTATGTAGAGAAAGATATATTTCTAACGGTTGATAATGAAGCTATTATACAAAAGTTTCAAAATATGAAGACTCGAAAAGAAAAATTGTAAGGTAATTATGTTTGATTTCATATTGTATGCTTTGTTAACAAAAGGATTAGCTTCTTGACTTAAAGTCTTCACAACTctcctttgaaattaatttattctttaaaaaatcatgtaGTTTTACTAATGCTGAATATGTCACATGATCAGTCGTAAGCATAAGTTTTAGTTtctcattttgaattttgatgGCAAATGCTAATTTGTCTAATTCATTTGCAATTATTTCTATGCAGATTTCAATTTGGATGATGTTGCCTTGATGTTTGAAAATTATGAAGAACTTTTGAGTGCATCTCATAACCAAGAATCTTTTTGAAAAAGATGGTGGAAtagatagtttttttttatattaaggaGGCTAATTCGGTTGGATAAGCTTATCGGGTTTGCTTTTATTTTGCCATTTGCGGTTTAATTATTATGCCAAAAAAACATGTTATGTTCTATTATATAATGAAACATGATTAATTATTTCATTCTCTAGATCTTTCCAATGAGGTACACTCAATATGTTTTGCTTAGCCTATGTTAATCTTTGATTTTATACCGTGCATAATTTtacaattataaaattaattgtaTCATGCCTACACTCGACCAATATCCTAGCTCCGCCCCTGCCTCTAGGATCATGATTATGGACTGAATGACTGACTCAAACGATAGTTATCAAAGTGTAACATATTCATCCTTAATAGTTGTGTAGATTACTCTACTTAAACGTGTTTTCCTCTATTTCATAATTAAGATTGCAATTTATGTTTTAGCTACTGATCCTACTTCATATGGATGTCATATTTTCATATTGGAATATTCTTGTTGGGTCTATAGACTCATGACGTATATGATACAAGTGAGAGAGACACCCCCAGGGTATTATCGATGGCATGCACACGGAATAGACGAGGAGGCAGGATGGTACCTCGACACACTATCCGGGAACCTTTAGAAGTACTGTGAAGACTCTTGTTTTCTGTGGAGTCCGTCCTTTACATGTATGAGGAGAGGTGTTGGTGCCTTTATTTTCCTTTGCTCAAATTCTTTGGATTGTGAAGCTATGGTTTGTGTTGATTATGATGGTTCATGTATGATGAGATTTTATACTATGATCCCTTAACATCAGTATTTGAGAGGTTTATTATTTGATTGAACGTCGGTCTTCAAGTTAGCTAGTACATGCTGTAAACTTTTGTTATGAGTCCTTGGTACATGTGGTAAACTAAGGGTCTTTTCACTAAGCTTCTAGACCACTAACCACgagtactttttaatttatcccATTGACACATACAAAATTTCTATAAAATCAAATCGATCCTGAGGTCATGtgattcatcaatttttttttttccttcgaaAGAAGCACCCAACTATTCTCCTGTTCATACAAACCATATGTAGTTTTCAAACGGtcaaaaataagataaaataagaTTTAAAAAGGCTCTATTTAATCCGAACTATCCCAAATATCTTTATATTCAATTGCATAGAAACTaacaattaatttttacaattataTAAGTCTGTTACAAGAGTAATTttgtatattttaattttacttctcTAAATGATaatctaattaaaataatattttaataaataaaataaacgaGGGAGACTCTATAATATTCACTATATTTAAATGAGCATTATTTCATCAGATCGACTAAATAGAAATTAATATGTAAATTTTATAATGGATAGAAGCTAGTTGCTAGCTTTTATAATATGTAGAAATCAGTTGCTAACTTCTATAATGTATAAAAATTAGTTACTAGTTTCTAGCACAATAATCTTATATAATTTTGATTTTACTTATTTTAGTGATaatctaattaaaataatatttttaaaagtaaaatatatatatatatagactacCTGATACTCATTATATTTTAAATGaacataatttaattataatcgAGTGTGTAGAAACTAATGTAACAACTATCTTTTAGCTTTTACACGTTGTGGAAGCTAATcgataaattttatatattatagaagCTATTCGGTAGCTTCTATAATAATACTAAATCCATCGATATTTTCGGAATAAAATCATGAGAGAGACCACTATTTAAGTTTTTATAGGAAAGAAAGGTGCTAATATAATATAATGTTTCTCTTATTTTTGATGCCCCTTGATTTTTGTTAAAGTTTGATGATtctaaagataaataaatattattaaattaaaaatatttttatatttatctatTATAAAAGTATTTGATAATTCGTATCAAATAAACATTAGTAAGCTTTTAGTATTCTTtttcaatatttattttttaaaattttaattgtctAAAATCATTAAACACTTTTGACTATTAGGTGCTGATATTTTGTTAGATCTGTGCGAGCTAGAAGGGTGAATAACTTTGATCGCTTCTCTTCAATGTTTTGTGCTTGCCGTTGAATGCGCAAAGGATATATTACTCAATCTCAACTCTACATACACAATACCTTGGTTTACCTAGTATCCACTCCTTGAGAATATTAATTTGAGAGTTCACTCCTAGCGATCTCTTCCACTAAGAACTCTCTCCTTCTTGAAAATTTTCTGGAAGTGAAGAATCCTCTTACAAATCATTCTTGCAAGAACATAACAAGAAACAAGAAAGCAAAGACACATATAAtcgaaaatgactttacaatCAAAACTTTGATTACTTGATCTCTTATAACTTCGAAATGCATCTTGTTGGTCCGAAAATGCTACAACACTATCCTTCAAAATCCCAAGAATTGGCGCCTTCAAACTCTACGAAACCTCCTTTTCTAGGATTGCTTTCGGACGGGAAAACACCTAATCAATTGATCTTACTCCTAATCAATTGTCATGTCAAATCCGACTGTTCAAACTTGTAGAATGACTCTTTTTCGTCTGACTAATCAATTAGTGAGTCATATCAATCGATTACTTCAATCAATTCTAAATCCTTTTGTTCTCTCGAGAAAGTACTACCAattgattaaccaatcgattgacaagGTTGAATCAATTAAACCAATCAATTCAACATGCTTCTATTTCCTCTTGAAACTTTTGTCAATCGATTGCCAATTGCCTTAAGCCAATTGGCTCCCGAAGtaagctctcaatcgattgaaccaatcaATTTCTTTAGGTGAATCAATTACActaatcgattgcccaaccctCAACTTTGAATCTGAGTTTAGGGTTCCTTTGCCCTAACATCTAGTCATCTGTGACTTATTAGGATtttccggtcaaccttgaccagctAGTTCTTCTTCATCAAATGTCTAGCCCTTCTTAACCTATTTAGAATTTTCTCTTACCAACCTTCCCATTGGACTTTCGGCTACTATGAGTGACTGTAATGATAGGTTTACAAAACCCAAGAAATTTGGTTTTGTAAATCAAATAGCATTGCAAttgattagaattttttaaaccCAAGAACCTAACATCCAAAATTGGATGCTGGgtttataataatttaaaaataaaaaaaataacaagttCTAAGATAGGGTGTTGCGTACGCAACCTCTCTCCGGACGCA
This window contains:
- the LOC122033792 gene encoding zinc finger MYM-type protein 1-like, which codes for MNCEALMNQDDHIQSILHKQSKQMRNDYRIRLNASIDCIRVLLEQGNSFRGHDETEGSLNPGNFLIQLKFLGAYNKEINDVILKNAPKNYKLTSPDIQKDIVRACATKTINVIIKDIGNSLFSILVDESRDVSMKEQMSVVLLYVDNSGHVNERFVGIEHVTSTTALSLKAVIDKMLSKYNLSISNVRGQGFDGASNMQGDVINVVGSSCKHFDLLKEKHSDFIVEALEKDFNLDDVALMFENYEELLSASHNQESF